A single genomic interval of Plodia interpunctella isolate USDA-ARS_2022_Savannah chromosome 16, ilPloInte3.2, whole genome shotgun sequence harbors:
- the LOC128676774 gene encoding pancreatic lipase-related protein 2 — protein sequence MITSIKCIFFIGITALLITVSESQPKPARLIPEKKPQSIRDVFNTSSCIPPPYRCPHPRMQYFLYTRTTQEKGELLNTLDNDSLTRSKFNPIHPTKIVVHGFGGGRNLSPSTDMRKAYFTKGNYNIIIVDYGSLVKEPCLSQVDWAPRFAGLCIAQLVEYLQYHPIKPFPPEQLHTIGYSVGAHILGLVANHITDGKLGRITGLDPTILFYMGNNRSRDLDHTDALFVDILHTGAGILGQWGPNGHADFYVNGGSSQPGCAHDTIFQTLSCDHTKVTPYFIESINSREGFWAGPCPSLFSYLIGWCEPKDSEYVLMGEHVSHKARGVYYVTTNAKPPYARGFPGKTRRLRSITPYS from the exons TATCGGAAAGTCAGCCGAAGCCAGCTCGCCTCATCCCGGAGAAGAAGCCGCAATCGATTCGGGATGTGTTCAATACGTCATCCTGCATCCCGCCCCCGTACCGGTGTCCACATCCAAGGATGCAGTACTTTTTATACACCAG AACAACTCAAGAAAAAGGTGAACTACTAAACACACTGGACAACGACTCTCTCACGAGGTCCAAGTTCAACCCGATCCACCCAACGAAGATCGTCGTCCACGGGTTTGGAGGGGGGAGGAACCTGTCCCCAAGCACTGATATGAGAAAAGCGTACTTCACCAAGGgcaattacaatataattatagtggATTACGGGAGTTTGGTTAAGGAGCCATGTTTGAGCCAG GTAGACTGGGCACCGCGGTTTGCGGGCCTATGCATAGCGCAGCTAGTGGAGTACCTCCAGTACCACCCTATCAAGCCGTTTCCTCCTGAACAACTGCACACCATCGGATACAGCGTGGGAGCGCATATACTGGGTCTCGTCGCTAACCACATCACTGACGGCAAGCTCGGACGAATCACTG gcCTCGATCCAACGATCTTGTTCTATATGGGCAACAACCGGTCCCGAGATTTGGACCACACAGATGCCCTGTTCGTGGACATACTACACACAGGAGCCGGCATCCTGGGGCAATGGGGACCTAATGGCCATGCTGATTTCTACGTCAATGGCGGGTCTAGCCAACCAGGGTGTGCACACGATACGATATTCC AGACCCTGTCATGTGACCATACAAAAGTGACGCCATACTTCATAGAGTCGATCAACAGTCGCGAGGGCTTCTGGGCAGGCCCTTGTCCCAGCCTTTTCTCCTATCTCATTGGTTGGTGCGAGCCTAAAGACTCCGAATATGTTCTCATGGGAGAACATGTATCACATAA AGCTCGAGGTGTGTACTACGTTACAACGAACGCAAAACCTCCATATGCCAGAGGCTTCCCTGGAAAAACCAGACGGCTCAGATCGATCACCCCGTATAGCTGA